From the genome of Thunnus thynnus chromosome 1, fThuThy2.1, whole genome shotgun sequence, one region includes:
- the bbs4 gene encoding Bardet-Biedl syndrome 4 protein isoform X2 → MDLINITEISHNLGLCYFFIKDFKNAEEHLNVALQLNKHDKTFMMLGKVHLLAGEVDKAIEVYKRAVEFSPENTELLTTLGLLFLQLGKYQKAFEHLGNALTFDPNNYKAILAAGSMMQTHGDFDVAMNKYRVAACAVPESPPLWNNIGMCFFGKKKYVAAISCLKRAHYLSPFDWKVLYNLGLVHLTMQQYASAFHFLSAAINLNPRMGDLYMLLAVALTNLEDVENATRAYEQAVTLDESNPLVNLNFAIFLYNHGDKKGALDQYQEMERKVNVLRDGSSNFEFDPELMDMAQKMGAALQVTESLVWTKPSKDSKSKPNSAAATKTPGAPLGTNQALGQAMSSAASYNRNIQLPTGVSKGPSMPLESEPDVDKAPSPPSDPPGSPEPAEPENPKPKTSKKKSKVEE, encoded by the exons ATGGACCTTATTAATATTACT GAGATCAGTCATAATCTGGGGCTGTGCTATTTCTTCATCAAAGACTTCAAAAAT GCTGAAGAGCATCTAAATGTAGCTCTCCAGTTAAACAAACACGACAAGACTTTCATGATGCTCGGGAAGGTTCATTTGCTGGCAGGAGAAGTTGACAAGGCCATCGAAGTGTACAAGAGGGCAGTGGA ATTCTCTCCAGAGAACACTGAACTCCTGACTACTCTTGGCCTGCTGTTTCTACAG ctTGGGAAATACCAAAAAGCTTTTGAGCACCTTGGAAATGCCCTCACGTTTGACCCCAACAATTATAAG GCCATCCTGGCTGCTGGCAGCATGATGCAGACCCATGGTGACTTTGATGTGGCCATGAACAAGTACCGAGTGGCAGCATGTGCTGTGCCCGAGAGCCCCCCTCTCTGGAATAATATCGGCATGTGCTTCTTTGGCAAAAAGAAATACGTAGCC GCTATCAGCTGCCTGAAGCGAGCTCACTACTTGTCTCCTTTTGACTGGAAAGTGTTGTACAACCTGGGTCTGGTGCACCTGACCATGCAACAGTACGCTTCTGCCTTCCACTTCCTCAGCGCAGCCATCAACCTGAACCCACGGATGGGGGATCTCTACATGTTGCTCGCAG TGGCTCTGACCAACTTGGAGGATGTAGAAAATGCCACCAGAGCATATGAACAAGCTGTGACTCTGGACGA atCTAACCCTCTGGTCAACCTGAACTTTGCAATTTTCCTCTACAACCATGGTGATAAGAAGGGAGCTCTGGATCAATATCaggagatggagaggaaagTAAATGTGCTAAGAGACGGCAGTAGCAACTTTGAGTTTGATCCTGAG CTAATGGACATGGCTCAGAAGATGGGAGCTGCCCTTCAGGTGACGGAGAGTCTGGTGTGGACTAAACCATCCAAAGACTCCAAATCAAAACCaaactcagcagcagcaaccaaaACCCCTGGTGCTCCCCTCGGTACTAACCAAGCCCTGGGTCAGGCCATGTCTTCTGCTGCCAGCTACAACAGAAACATCCAGCTACCAACAG gagTTTCTAAAGGCCCTTCCATGCCCCTTGAGTCAGAACCTGATGTGGACAAAGCCCCCAGCCCGCCCTCCGATCCTCCAGGCTCCCCGGAACCTGCAGAGCCAGAGAACCCCAAACCCAAAACTTCTAAGAAAAAGTCAAAGGTGGAAGAATGA
- the bbs4 gene encoding Bardet-Biedl syndrome 4 protein isoform X1, which produces MATASSVDHPKMADEEKATALPLASEAKKRRAPKAPELPIVERRNWLIHQHYIRKDYDTCKAIIKEQLQETNGMCEYAIYVQALILRLEGKIQQSLELFQSCAILNPNSTDNVKQVARSLFLLGKHKAAIEFYHEAARLNEKDWEISHNLGLCYFFIKDFKNAEEHLNVALQLNKHDKTFMMLGKVHLLAGEVDKAIEVYKRAVEFSPENTELLTTLGLLFLQLGKYQKAFEHLGNALTFDPNNYKAILAAGSMMQTHGDFDVAMNKYRVAACAVPESPPLWNNIGMCFFGKKKYVAAISCLKRAHYLSPFDWKVLYNLGLVHLTMQQYASAFHFLSAAINLNPRMGDLYMLLAVALTNLEDVENATRAYEQAVTLDESNPLVNLNFAIFLYNHGDKKGALDQYQEMERKVNVLRDGSSNFEFDPELMDMAQKMGAALQVTESLVWTKPSKDSKSKPNSAAATKTPGAPLGTNQALGQAMSSAASYNRNIQLPTGVSKGPSMPLESEPDVDKAPSPPSDPPGSPEPAEPENPKPKTSKKKSKVEE; this is translated from the exons ATGGCAACAGCTTCTAGTGTTGATCATCCCAAGATGGCGGACGAGGAGAAAGCCACAGCG cTCCCACTTGCTTCTGAAGCCAAGAAACGCCGGGCACCTAAAG CTCCAGAGCTTCCTattgtggaaaggagaaacTGGTTAATCCACCAGCACTATATCCGCAAAGATTATGATACCTGTAAG GCGATCATCAAAGAACAGCTGCAGGAGACTAATGGAATGTGTGAATATGCCATATATGTTCAAG CACTAATCTTGCGTCTTGAGGGCAAGATCCAACAGTCCCTGGAGCTGTTTCAGAGCTGTGCCATCCTTAATCCCAACAGCACTGACAATGTGAAGCAAGTGGCCAGATCACT ATTTCTCCTGGGAAAGCACAAAGCAGCTATTGAATTCTATCATGAAGCTGCAAGGCTCAACGAGAAAGACTGG GAGATCAGTCATAATCTGGGGCTGTGCTATTTCTTCATCAAAGACTTCAAAAAT GCTGAAGAGCATCTAAATGTAGCTCTCCAGTTAAACAAACACGACAAGACTTTCATGATGCTCGGGAAGGTTCATTTGCTGGCAGGAGAAGTTGACAAGGCCATCGAAGTGTACAAGAGGGCAGTGGA ATTCTCTCCAGAGAACACTGAACTCCTGACTACTCTTGGCCTGCTGTTTCTACAG ctTGGGAAATACCAAAAAGCTTTTGAGCACCTTGGAAATGCCCTCACGTTTGACCCCAACAATTATAAG GCCATCCTGGCTGCTGGCAGCATGATGCAGACCCATGGTGACTTTGATGTGGCCATGAACAAGTACCGAGTGGCAGCATGTGCTGTGCCCGAGAGCCCCCCTCTCTGGAATAATATCGGCATGTGCTTCTTTGGCAAAAAGAAATACGTAGCC GCTATCAGCTGCCTGAAGCGAGCTCACTACTTGTCTCCTTTTGACTGGAAAGTGTTGTACAACCTGGGTCTGGTGCACCTGACCATGCAACAGTACGCTTCTGCCTTCCACTTCCTCAGCGCAGCCATCAACCTGAACCCACGGATGGGGGATCTCTACATGTTGCTCGCAG TGGCTCTGACCAACTTGGAGGATGTAGAAAATGCCACCAGAGCATATGAACAAGCTGTGACTCTGGACGA atCTAACCCTCTGGTCAACCTGAACTTTGCAATTTTCCTCTACAACCATGGTGATAAGAAGGGAGCTCTGGATCAATATCaggagatggagaggaaagTAAATGTGCTAAGAGACGGCAGTAGCAACTTTGAGTTTGATCCTGAG CTAATGGACATGGCTCAGAAGATGGGAGCTGCCCTTCAGGTGACGGAGAGTCTGGTGTGGACTAAACCATCCAAAGACTCCAAATCAAAACCaaactcagcagcagcaaccaaaACCCCTGGTGCTCCCCTCGGTACTAACCAAGCCCTGGGTCAGGCCATGTCTTCTGCTGCCAGCTACAACAGAAACATCCAGCTACCAACAG gagTTTCTAAAGGCCCTTCCATGCCCCTTGAGTCAGAACCTGATGTGGACAAAGCCCCCAGCCCGCCCTCCGATCCTCCAGGCTCCCCGGAACCTGCAGAGCCAGAGAACCCCAAACCCAAAACTTCTAAGAAAAAGTCAAAGGTGGAAGAATGA